One Nicotiana tabacum cultivar K326 chromosome 23, ASM71507v2, whole genome shotgun sequence genomic window, tactcgacctcattgttagtcaattttacagttctaatagattgcctaactacgtTACCCGTAGGTGGCCTCAATATGATGCcgagtccggacccctttgcgtttgaggcaccgtccgtaaagagggtctagattcccgaggaagtccccgaggttaataataattccttttcgacttcgggtattaaggccggtgtaaagtcggccacaaagtctaccAAAATTTGTGATTTGTTAGCAGCTTAGGGCCGATATTCGATATTATATGCGctaatttctacggcccatttagCCAGCCGTcctgagagctcgggtttatgaatTATGTTCCTTAGTGGGTAAGAAGTTACAACGCATATAGAGTAGCATTGAAAGTACGactttaactttctagaggcgcttagcaaagcgagcgctaaTTTTTCCAGGTAGGGATACCTTATTttggcctcgcctagagttctactaacataatagatagaaaATTGCGCACCTTCCTAttcccggactaggactccacttaccgctacctcggatACCTCAAAGTATAGGTACAACTGTTCATCCGCCTTCGGAGTATGGAGCAAAGGTGGActcgaaaggtaccgtttgagttcttgcaaagcttgttggcactccggggtccaataaaagttattcttcttcttcaataatgagaagaaccgatggctcttaTCGGAAGACATCGATATGAACCGGCCCAAGGCGGCTATGCGCCTGGTTAGACTCTAAACGACCTTGACACTGTCCACCACGGTGATAtcttctatagctttgattttatcgagaTTGATCTTGATCCCTCGGTTGGACACTATGAATTCAAGGAACTTCCCGGAtccgaccccgaatgcgcatttatccgggttcagcttcatattgtatttctttagtATATCAGAGGTTTcatgcaaatgtttcaaatggtcctctgctcgcagggacttaactaacatgtcatcactataagcttccattgattttcctatttattcttcgaacatccggtttactaggcgttgataagtggcaccgacGTTCTTTAGTttaaatggcattacgttataacaataggtgccgaatttagtgataaagaaagttttttcttgatcacccgggtccatccggatttggttgtaccctgaataggcgtcgagaaagttgagtatctcgtgcccgaccatcgcatcgatcatgcgatcgatgttaagcaatggaaaagagtccttagggcatgccttgttcaagtctttgtaatctacgcacattcttaacttattcccctttttaggtactaccactacattagctaaccaatccgggtatttaacttcccgaatggaacctattttaaggattCGGATACcccgtctttgatgaatgcatgtttgacTTCGGAATGggcctcctcttctgtttaaccgggtggaactttggatccaagctcagcttatgagtggttatttatggcgggatccttgtcatatcaagatgggactgagcgaaacaatctatgttagctaaaagaaattcaatgagtttttttctGAGCGCGGGAGTTAaccccatgcccaggtataccttccgaacAAGCAAGTGTTCAATCATTTTGACTTGCTCCCGCTCCTTGACCATTGATTTTGTGACGTCGGAATCATTAGGGGCGATGAACGACCTAGGGATtccgtaatcatcatcctcgcctGCTTCTTACTTCTCCGGTTCGGTCGGGATGATATTGGTAATTActatttagtttcttccttcATAACCGCCTCCGTGTCCTTTGATGCCGAGTGTGCGGACATCGGGATCACctcatcgaccgcgaacatttctttcgCGGTTGGCTGCTCTCTGTAAACCGTCTTGATCCCTCCCGGTGTGGGGAACTTCAgtgcctggtgtagtgttgaggGCACTTCCCTCAGGCTATGAATCCATGGCCTTTTGAATAAAGCATTATATCTCAcatccccttcgatcacatagaacttcGTTTCCTGAATGGTCCCGGTGGTGTTCACCggcagggttatctcccctttagtagtttcgcatgccatgttgaatccgtttaaaacCCAGACTGTAGGCACTATTTGGTCTTATAGACCCAACTGCTCTACGactctcgatctgatgatattggtcgagatacctggatcaattaacacacgcttaactcgagatttatttacgagtacagatattaccagtgcatcattatgcggTTACACACACTTGTATATTAGTTGCATAAAAGTGATTCAGACATTGTTATACAATGTATATGCATTATATCCTGAGTTTGGTAGtgtattatttgtatatattgAGTGTATCTAGAGTGTATTTGGAGTGTATCCCGATTGTGTTTGAATGAGGTGACTGGTGAGTTTCGCAGTATATCCAGAGTGTTTACTTGATAATTGATGTATAGTCAGTGTATTTTATATAGACAATGAATTTATAAAGAATATAGATTGTGTATAACCAATTATACTTTATGTTAAGGCAGCTTTTAAATGTATAACAGTGTGCATGAAATGCATATCTTTCTTACTCACATAATCTtgctatctttttctttttctttcataaatgGATTTTTAAAGTGTGTTTTTTCCTTCtgaaaagtattttatttttcctaattCATCCGCTTTTTAAATTCTGTTGGACATTGCtctatttttttataattgaaaACTTTTTGATTTGGATAGAAaataaatagttttgtatttcactCTGTTTTGAGATTGAAGATATATTTTTATCGTTTTTTTATTGCTAAAAGTGAGATGTTTAGGATGAGAAATCATTTGCACTATCTTGTGTGGGTTTGAGAAATCATTTTGTTTTTGCAATCGACaagaaaaataatataacaacataatatattttcttgacAAGACTAGAATAGAAAAATGATCCCATctcttccttttttcctttttataaagtttagattatttattttgtattgtTCTCCTTACACATTAgtattttaaacactaaactatATATCAAATTGACTACTATATCTTTTATGGATATGGCATTGTATGTGAAACACCTTTGAAAATATTGTCACTGACTCACTTAGGTACTAGAATATCTCTTAATTTGATTTGTGATCCTACTTTGCTACAAATTACAACATACACATCAGTTCATTAATGTAGTAATTCTTTCGTTCATTCATTTTTTGTTGTATGATTAAAGACTGTGGCAGCATCCTTATCTCCGCGGCCGCTTAAATTAACAACCACCTTCTCACCATCCTCCAGAGTAGGGCAAAGTCTGTCGAGAAATGCAAGTGCATGTGAAGCTTCTAAGGCTGGGAATATCCCTTCTAGCCTGCACAACCGTTTATATGCTGCAACCACAAAAGTGAAAAAAAACATCAATTACTATTGAAAACTTGAATGGTTATGATTCCATCTTTCAAAATATTGCTAGAGATAATTAATTTACCTTCTAAGGCTTGTTCATCTGTGACAGTATAAAACTCTGCACGCCCTGTGTCTTTTAGAAAGCTAAGCTCTGGGCTAACACCTGGGTACTCTAATCTGCATATTCAATAATATTGCATTAAATTTGGAAGGTTACATTGAATACTCATTTATAGCAAGgataatatttaaattatgcaTTCAATTTGGAAGGTTACATTGAATACTCATTTATATAGCAAGgataatatttaaattatgtaTTGATAAAGTTAAAGGTTTTTTTATACTACCAATAATGTAGTTTAACCTTGTGATAACAAATAAGTTGTCAATTTATCACGTTGCCATTTAACTCATTAAGGAGATTTAAATATAACTACTTTATAGGTGACCTGATTGgtaaaaactaattttttttatattgacTTCATTTATTTATCCATATATATGCTCCACACCATCATCGGATATGGTGGGCCGGAAGAGATTCCTCCACTCTTAATTAGAGGTGTTGGATTCCCTCAAAATGGAGAAATTCCTTATAGGGAGTGCTTTCCCTATACAGGATTCTTACAAGGGGgagtcaacaacaacaaactcagtgtaatctcacaagtggggtctatgaagggtagtgtgtatgcaaacTTTACCCCTACCTTCAAGAAAACAGAGAGGCTGTTTCGGAAGACCCTTGGTTTAGGAAAGGTAAAAAGAAGAGCAACAAGCACGTCAATTAGAAAACCgaagcaaaaatacaaaactaaataCACTAGGTACTGCAATCAGAAAGTCAAAGGAgaggtcaaaatataaaaaataaacacacaaaaaGGCAAAGGGGagtcaacatatatatatatatatatttttttattttttttttatttacttatcTATAGAGTATAAATTTCAGGCGAAGGTGTATCAATTTACACCCCTTGGCAAAGAATGGCTCTCCGCCACTGCTCAATACAGCACGGATACGATTAGTCGAGTCAGTGGATTACAGATAAGAGATGGTTTAACCTCCCCTCCCcctcccaaaaataaatatgctcCTTTACCCTTTACTCCTTTATAATTGACCCCTCTTGATTAAAAGAATCCGTGCGCTTTAAATTAAAGTGAAAACTTACCCCACACCTATTGAGTGTGGTTCAATAATTTGTCCTTcatcatcttgtaacaaataGCTCATTGCACCATGATACACCCCAACTTGACCTCTAGCCATAGTTGCTGAGTGTTTACCTGTATCAAGACCAACCCCACCAGCTTCAACTCCTATTAGCCTCACATCTTTATCTTCAATAAATTCATGAAATAGACCCAACGCATTAGAGCCACTACCTACACAAGCCACTAACACATCTGGTTTCCCACCCCATTTTTCCATGGCTTGTTTCCTCGTTTCTTTTCCAATTACTGATTGGAATTCACGAACCATGGTTGGACATGGGTGTGGTCCTATGGCTGCACCTCCTAAGAAATAGCTTGTCTCCAAGTTGTTAACCCAATGTCGAATGCCTTCCGATACTGCATCTTTAAAACTTCCTTTTACAGATTTCACCTGCATGAATATTCAAACATGTAAGGGTTTTCCTCTTTTTGTCATATTAGAGAGGTGGATCTAGGATTTCTTGCATATGAGTGCATCACTAAAAAGAgtagaaaaaaatattaagtgGAAATTGATCTATGTTCCTTTGGGTAAATAACTCAACATTCAATCAAACGCATCATTCAATTTTTTTGGAGCATGGATGACATTAGATAATATTAGATTAATTCTTAAAAATACGGTACATAAAATATCTAGTTTGACAGAGAGATCATGAATTCACGTGCCCATGATTTGGCCTATAAATATGATTACTGAACTTTATTCGCAGTAACAATAAATTTATAAGATGGTCAAATTTCCGGTGTCGTAACATTACGTGGCAAAGTACTAAGGCAAACACATAACGTGGTGTCGGAAAATTTGACCTTCCGATAATTATATTAGCCGAGTAATTTAGACATAATTCAGTTGCTTGAATGAGATAAAAATAGATTTATGACTTTACCATTATACTCTCTCCGTCCCAATTTTAAGTAATAATGTTCGAATTTCGAGAATCAAATCAATTATTctttaatggtaatttttttatgtcttttgaatattttaaattataattattttaacttGTAGTACATAGTTTTCAAAAAACTTAAAGAAATTATGTCAAATACAAGGTTATAAATCTCAAAAATCGAAAAAGTGTCACATAAATGACAGAGTTAGTGATGTCAAAAAGTTTAAATAATTTTGTGAAAGAAGAAGTACCTTTGCACCAAGATGCTTCATCAAGATTACATTAGAAGGTTGTCTCTCCATATCTAAGCTTCCCATGAATACAGTACACTCCAATGAGAGTTTAGCACAGGCAGCCGCCGTCGCGACGCCATGTTGGCCAGCACCGGTGGCTGCTATGATATTTTTACAGTCCATGCGTTTAGCCAACATTGTTTGTGCAATAGCGTTGTTGATCTTGTGTGCTCCAACATGGTTCAGATCTTCCCTTTTTAGATATAGGTCTGGcccttttcccccatttctgctctTGTAGTTATCTGTTAGTCTCTCAGCCAAGTATAAAGGAGTTTCACGCCCTACGTAGTCCCTTAGTGCCACTCCCAGCACCATCTGCATAAAAATTATATGTTGTTACTTTAAAATATTGCTAGTCAAGAGTTTTACATGCTAGTAATTCTGTTGTCTAAACCAGTTCAAAGATACACTTAACGATATTGTATGTTTTGAGTCCGTAAGATTTTTCTCAAAAGTTCTTACGCCATTAAGAGACCCCTATTATTACCACGATCCATAAGTCAATTTCCGTGATTCACTGTGTGACACCCACATTGTTAGAGTATTTAAGGCAATCGAAACCCGCTACTAGCTTCTTTTTGTGTGCGTGTCTCCAAACCGAGTCTCGCATATATCATCACTCTGTCATGATCATGCTCGTTCCGTTGAATCtgggctctgataccagttgttgggctaAACCATCCCAAAGATATTTTTAACATGGTGTAATATTGTACGTTTTGGGCCAAGATCACACAATTTTTCTCGAAAGGTCTCACACACCGTAAAGAAATTACTACAACTAATTATACGGAGGCTCTCAATTTTTTTGAGCGTGGACTTAATTTGCACACCGATTAATTTCTTTTATTATCTAACATGAAATTTACAAATTAAGTGGGTAAAGCGATGATGTGGCAAGTGACGTGGGTGGCGAAATTTACGGAGCATTTCGCACATGGGTGATTCGTTGGACTTTAATATCATATGACATCAATTTCAGCGACCATACATAGTCAACTCCTTTTTTTTGTTGGAATAACATTGGAAACAATTCTCTCAGAACTTTGTAGGAGTACGTGGAAACGTATATAAAAAAATAGTTACATGTACAAGTAAGGGAATTTAAGAAAAACCTGAAACTGAGGGTCATGCAAAGCAGAGTTGAATTCGTAGTCAAGCTTTGTTAAAGAAGATATAAGCGTCTCAGGTACGAACTTTCCACCAAAAATCCCAAACTTTTCATTGCTAAATATTGCTCTCTTTTTTTCATGGTAAACCAGCTTCCCTGGTAACTCTGTAACTCGGCTCGGGCCAGTAGCTACGGAAAATATAGCAAATTTTCCTTTCCATTTTCTGCTATATGACAATCTTGGTTCAGCAATTTTTGCTTGTCGAACAATAACTTCGATGTTACATGCCATAATGTCTTTGCTAGGGATGTATAAGAAACACAAATGAACTAGAACTTAAGGCTGCTAATATATTGAGAACTTCAAGATGACGACGACAAAGCAAACCCAGCGTAATCTTATAAAGTGGGGGATGGGTAAATTCTACCTTGTGTGAAGGTAGAGAaattgttttcgatagacccccAACTCAAGGTAAAAGTAAAAGAAACGGACACAACACGTTAGTAACATCAACAAGATAAAGGTGATAAGGTGATAGATAATAATCGAAGCCAAGTGAAAGGATATTGAGAACTTAAGGGGACCAAGGTTGTTGAAGTAGCATAGGGTTGCCTGAAATTGTACATAGACTATAGCTTTAGTTAAATAGCCTCATTTTAGAAGATTAACCTATTGATTTTTGATGGCTAAGACTATTAAttttgtctatatatatatatagttatacacAAACTTGTTCGGCTACAGTACAACTTAAAATTTATCAACGTTTTAAACGAACAACTATTATTCGGACTAGAGACGTCTAAcgcatttatttttatttcgttATCCCAAAAGGAGAAATTTGATAATGCGCCTCATATGACTGAAATTGCTTAAGAGAAAATTTAAATCGTTACTCTCTGATCAGTTTCATCTGATATGTTCTAGATTAACTGGACTAAAATGTAAAAAGAATTTTAATATTGTTTACCTTAAATTAAAGGTGAGTATAACCTATAAAAAGTACTCTTTAAGTCGATCATGTGGTCATACATATTGCCATATGATTCCTTATAACGGGTGTCATTATGAGTGAAATATAAATATTGGTATTAAAAATTTACtatttaaaaagataaaaaaaaaattgaaaaaagtaAGACACATGAATTGAAATGAATGAAGTAATAATTAGTTCTTCACATTTTGGCTAAATACAATCTCCACACGTGCTCTCTAAATTGATTGTTAAATAAAAGAATTTGAAGAAGTCGACCAATATTTTGGCAGCGTGAGCATTAATCATAGAAACTATAAACACTCAAGAATACGATGGAAAATTGTATCTATATTGAATGCCAAGCTCACTTTAAACACAAGTCTTCCTAAGAGTACTCCTTGAATTAGGAGACTTATTTAAGTCAAAACACTATCAAGAGCTAACTAACTGAATGATAAATATGAACTAAAAGGATAACTCTAAATCTATATCTAATCGTGAATAAGCATGAAGACTAAGAACTAATCCAAAGGGATAAACAACTGGTAACAACTGTTGTTCTAATACACCCCCCTCAAATTAGGCGATGTGTAACTAAGCCTAACTTGAACAGATTTCGGTCAAAGGCTGGTTTGGTAAGTGGCTTGGTGAGCGTATCAGCTAGTTGGTCAGCAGAATGAACATGAACAACTTGAACCCCCTTCTGTTGAACATGGTTGCGTACAAAGTAAAAGTCCACCTCAACATGCTTCATGCGACTATGAAGGCCCGGATTCTCTCTTAGGTAAGTGATACCAATGTTGTCACAGTAGATTATGGGAGTATCTCTGACATAAAGcttcatctcaagcaataggttTCTCACCCATAACAGCTCAGCAAGAGAGTTGGCAACAACTCTATATTCAACTTCACTTAATGAGCGAGCTACAATTTTCTGCTTTTTTTTTAAGACCAACTGATAGGGTTTCGATAAAGAAATAGAATATAGCCAGATGTGCAGGATCTATCAGTGTGATATCTATCCCAGTCGGCATCAGAATACATGTGCAGATTAAAATCAAAATTTGGGAACACACGGAGGCCAAACTGGATTGT contains:
- the LOC107782083 gene encoding tryptophan synthase beta chain 1-like — protein: MACNIEVIVRQAKIAEPRLSYSRKWKGKFAIFSVATGPSRVTELPGKLVYHEKKRAIFSNEKFGIFGGKFVPETLISSLTKLDYEFNSALHDPQFQMVLGVALRDYVGRETPLYLAERLTDNYKSRNGGKGPDLYLKREDLNHVGAHKINNAIAQTMLAKRMDCKNIIAATGAGQHGVATAAACAKLSLECTVFMGSLDMERQPSNVILMKHLGAKVKSVKGSFKDAVSEGIRHWVNNLETSYFLGGAAIGPHPCPTMVREFQSVIGKETRKQAMEKWGGKPDVLVACVGSGSNALGLFHEFIEDKDVRLIGVEAGGVGLDTGKHSATMARGQVGVYHGAMSYLLQDDEGQIIEPHSIGVGLEYPGVSPELSFLKDTGRAEFYTVTDEQALEAYKRLCRLEGIFPALEASHALAFLDRLCPTLEDGEKVVVNLSGRGDKDAATVFNHTTKNE